GGCCGTTGACGACGCAGCCGAGCACCGACAGCGACAGCGGCGTCGAGATATGCTTGAGGCGATCCTCGAGCTTCTCGACCGTGCGGATCACGTCGAAGCCCTGCCGCGCGCAGGACGGGCAGGAGACGACGCGCACGCCGCGGGTGCGGATGCCGAGCGCCTTGAGCATCTCGTAGCCGACGCGGACCTCTTCCTCGGGCTCGGCCGAGAGCGAGACCCGGATCGTATCGCCGATGCCGAACCAGAGCAGCGAGCCCATGCCGATCGAGGATTTCACGGTGCCGCCGATCAGGCCACCGGCCTCGGTGATACCGAGATGCAGCGGGCAATCGACCACTTCGGCGAGCTGCTGGTAGGCGGCGACGGCGAGGAACAGGTCGGAGGCCTTCACCGCCACCTTATATTCGTGGAAATCCTTGTCCTGGAGCAGCTTGATATGATCGAGCGCGGACTCGACCAGCGCTTCCGGGCAGGGCTCGCCATATTTCTCGAGCAGATCCTTCTCGAGGCTGCCGGCATTGACGCCGATGCGGATCGCGCAGCCATTGGCCTTGGCGGCGTTGACCACCTCCTGCACCCGCGCCGACGAACCGATATTGCCGGGGTTGATGCGCAGGCACGCCGCGCCGGCATCGGCGGCTTCGAGCGCGCGCTTATAGTGGAAATGGATGTCCGCGACGATCGGCACGCGCGCGGCGCGGACGATCTGCTTGAGCGCCGTGGTCGATTCCTCGTCGGGGCAGGAGACGCGGATAATGTCCACGCCCGCCTCCTCGCAGCGGCGGATCTGGTCGATCGTGCCCTTCACGTCGGTGGTCAGCGTGTTGGTCATGGTCTGCACGCTGATCGGGGCATCGCCGCCGACGGGCACGTTGCCGACCATGATCTGGCGGCTCTGGCGCCGGGTGATGTCGCGCCACGGACGAAGGGACATGGAGATACTCGCGGTTGTTGTGTGCTGCCTCTATAGGCGCTCGCAGGCGGATTGGTAAGCACCGCAAGCATGACAGGACGATGAACTATGGGCTGGACCCTGATGATCCACGGCGGATCGGGCTCGATGCGGCGCGGTCATTTGAGCGAAGCGGCCGACCAGGCCGGCCGTCAGGGCCTGCGCGCGGCGCTCGATGCCGGCGCCGCGATCCTCGGCGGCGGCGGCTCCGCGCTCGACGCGGTGGAGGCCGCGGTGCGGACGATGGAGGATGATCCCGCCTTCAACGCCGGGCGCGGATCGGTGTTCACCTGGGACGGCCGAATCGAATGCGACGCCGCGATCATGGACGGCCGCACCCGCGATGCCGGCGCCATCGCCGGCGCGACCGCGACGCGCCACCCCGTCACCCTCGCCCGCACGGTGATGGCGGAAAGCCCCCATGTCCTGCTGTCCGCGGCCGGCGCCGATGCCTTCTCGAAGGCGCACGGGCTGGAACAGGCCGAACAGGCCTGGTTCGCGATTCCCGAACGCCGCCGCCAGCTCGACGAGATCAAGGCCGACCCCGATGCGCCGTTCGATTCGGACATGAAATATGGCACCGTCGGCGCGGTCGCGGTCGATGAGGCCGGCCATGTCGCCGCCGCCACCTCGACCGGCGGGCTGACCGCCAAGCGCTGGGGCCGGATCGGTGATTCGCCGCTGATCGGCGCCGGCACCTATGCCGACGATCGTGCCGCCGCCATCTCCTGCACCGGCTCGGGCGAGCATTTTATCCGCATCGGCCTCTCCCACGAACTGTGCGCGCGGCTGCGCCTGTCCGGCGATTCGCTGGAGACCGCCGAGGCCGACCTGCTCGCCGAACTCGGCCAGCTGGGTGGCAAGGGCGGCTTCATCGCGGTGACGCCGGATGGCCAGGCGCAATGGTGCTTCAACACGCCCGGCATGTATCGCGGCGTGGTCGGCGATGGCCGGGCGGCGGAAGTGGCGATATACGGGGACGAATAATCTCTGATCCGGGAGCGTCCATGCGCCTGTTGCCGCTTGTCCTCAGCCTGCTGACGATCGCTGCGGCACCGCCCCCCGCCTCCACCCCGCCTCCCTCGCAAATCGCCGCGCATGTGAAGGATGGGCATTTCGATCCCGGCGACTATGGCTGGACACGGGGCGCCTTTCCGGGGGCAACGGCGCAACAGGCCGCCGACTGGAAGGCGATCGACAGCTTCGCCGTGCATTGCGCCGACGACGCACCGCACGATGAGGCGGCCTTGAAGGCGCTGGGCTACGATCATGCGCCCGCCGATTACTGGCGCCGCTATGCCGGCGATGTCTGTGGCGAGGCGATGATGGCCCGCCATCTGGTCGAGGGCTTCAAGGACTGGACGGTGTTCCGCCATGCGCTGGATACCGCTCTTCCAGCCTATCGCACCTATCTGTTCGCCGTGAATCGCGCCATTGCCATAGCGGCGCCGGACGAGGGCGATCTGCGCGATCAACTCCATATCCTCATCATACCGGACCAGATGCTGCGCGAGGCGCTGTCCTGGGGGCAGGGATCGGCCGCCGATGCGCCACCGCTCGATCCTGATGCACGGCGGATAGTATCCGGTCTGCTCTGGCCGGACATCCGGCGCCAGGACCACAGCAATACGGCGTGGCTCAAGGACGAGATCGCGCAGCATGGCTGGCCGACCATCTCGCAGGTCGGCAAGCTGGCAGCGCGCAACGCGTGGCTGCTCGTTCAACATGCCGACGATGATCCGCTCTTCCAGCTGCGGGTTCTGCGCCTGATGGAACCGCTGGTGGCGAAGGGAGAGGTCGATCAGGAAAGCTACGCGCTCCTGACCGACCGCGTGCTCCTGCCGCTGACCGGCAAGCAGCGTTACGGCACCCAATTCACCTGCGACAGCAAAGGCTGGCATCCGCTCGATCTGGAAGACCCCGATCATGTCGATGCCCGCCGCACTTCGCTCGGCATGTCCTCCATCGCAGACAACAAGGCCAGGATGATCCGCCTCTACGGCGCGCATTGTCGCCCCTGAAATTCCAGCCGATATGTCGGTTCGGCAATGTTTTTGACGCGCGGCTGGGCTAGGGCGGCCTGATGACCCGTATCCGCCTGTTGCTCGCTGCCCTGATCGCGACATTCCTCTCCGCATCCCCCGCCGCAGCCTGGTGGGAATATGGTCACCAGACCGTCGCCGCGATCGCGTGGCTGGAGGTGACGCCGCAGACCCGCGCCGGCATCGACCGGCTGCTGCGCCAGTCGAAGCTGCTCGACACGCCGACCTGCCCGGCCAAGACGATCGAGGACGCCTCGGTCTGGCCGGATTGCGTGAAGACGCTCGGCGACAGGTTCAGCTATGCCTATAACTGGCATTTCGTCGATACCGACGTGTGCAAGCCGTTCGATCCCAAGGGGCCGTGCGCCGGCGGCAATTGCGTGATCAGCCAGATCGAGCGCAACCAGCGGCTGCTCGCCAATCCCAGGCTCAACCCCCGCGAGCGGCTGATGGCGCTGGTCTTCCTCGTCCATTTCGTCGGCGATCTGCACCAGCCGCTCCACGCCTCCGAGCGCGACGGCGATCAGGGCGGCAACCGGCTGAAGGTCCATTACGGCGCGATGCCGCACAGCAACCTCCACTCGGTGTGGGACGGGCTGCTCGCCGATCGCGCGATCTCGAGCCCGCCGGGCGACGCGAAGGGCCTGCTGGCCGGCACCACGCCGGACAGCCGCGCGGCGATGGCGCAGGGTTCGGTGGTCGATTGGGCGAAGGAAAGCTGGCTGCTCTCGCGCGACGTCGTCTATCCGGCGGCGCTCCACGGGCCGGCCTGCCCGGTGACGGGGGCGAACAAGGCGCCAGCCGATGCCGGGCTGGACGAGGCCGCCATCCAGAGACTGGTGCCGGTCGTCCGCGACCAGGTGTTGAAGGGCGGGATCAGGCTGGCGAAGATGCTCGACGATGCGTTCGCCGGCCGGGTGTCGCTCAAGCCGAAATATAGCTGAGGCGACAAGGCCCTCTTCCGTCGTTCACGGGAGAGGGCCTTGTCGATGTGCTTACTGCGGCACCACCGTGACGGCGCGGCGATTCTGCGCCCAGGCGCTCTCGTCCGAACCCATCGCCACCGGACGCTCCTTGCCGTAGCTGAGCGTGCTCAGACGATCCGCCGAGACGCCGGCGCTGACCAGGAAGTTCTTGGCGGCGGTCGCACGGCGATCACCGAGCGCGAGATTATATTCGCGGGTGCCGCGCTCGTCGCAATGGCCTTCGATCGTGACGCGCACGGTCGGATGCGCGACCAGCCACTTGGCCTGGGCCGTCAGGATGCCCTGCGCCTCCTGATTGACGTCCGAATGATCGGTGTCGAAGTGGACGGTGTCGGTGCCGACCTGCTGGAGGAAATCCGCGCGCGACCCCGGCACGATGCCGTTGCCGACCGGGCCGCTGCCGACCGGGCCCTGATTGCCCGCATCGCTCGCCGGCCCCGGGGGCGGCGGCAGCTCGGCGGGCTTCTTCTTGGCGCAGCCCGCCAGCGCGATCATCGCGGCGACGGTGACGATCGTGCCCGTGCGGGCCATGGTTCTTGCAGTCATTCCACTCACTCCTTGTTATATGTGCCTGGCCCCTTCTTCACTCGGGGAAAGGCTGCGGGTCGTTTCGCTTGCGGTCAACCCCCGACGAGGAACGCGATTATTTGAGCAACGGCGACCAGGCCGGATCGGACCCGTCGAGCGGTGTCGGAATCTGGCGCTCGTTGACGCCGGTGAGATCGACCGACCAGAGATCGGCCTTGCCCGAGCCCTGGCCGGTGCGGAAGAACATGATGACGCGGCCATTGGGCGACCAGCTCGGCCCCTCATCCTGCCAGCCATGGGTCAGGATGCGCTCGCCGCTGCCATCCGGCGCCATCACGCCGACATCGAAGCCGCCGCCCATGCGGGTGAAGGCGATAAGGTCGCCGCGCGGGCTCCACACCGGCGTGCCGTGGCGGCCGGCGCCGAAGCTGATGCGATGCTGGTTCGATCCGTCGGCGTTCATCACGTAGAGCTGCTGGCCGCCCGAGCGATCGCTCTCGAACACGATCTTCGATCCGTCCGGCGAATAGCAGGGCGAGGTGTTGATGCCGGGCGCGTTGGTGAGGCGCGTCGGCGATCCGCCGCTGGCGGAGACCCTGTAGATCTGGGTGATGCCGCCGATCGACATCGAATAGACGATCGAGCGCCCGTCCGGCGAGAAGCGCGGCGAGAAGGTCATGTTGGGGGCGTCGACCACCAGCTTCTGGGTGCCGGTGGCGATGTTGTAGGTGTAGATGCGCGGGCGGTTGCCCGTGTAGCTCATATACACGATTTCCTGCTGGCTCGGCGAGTAGCGCGGGGTCAGCACGATCGCCTGGCCGTTGGTCAGGAAGTGATGGTTGGCGCCATCCTGGTCCATGATCGCCAGCCGCTTGGTGCGGCGATTCTTGGGGCCGGCCTCCGACACATAGGCGACGCGGCTGTTGAAATAGGGGCCTTCGCCGGTCAGCCGGGTATAGATGGTGTCCGAGCATTTGTGCGCGGCCTCGCGCCATTTGGCAGGCGGCGCGACGAAGCCCTGGCGGGTCAGCTCCTGCTTGGAGAAGACGTCGTAGAGATAGCAGCCGACGGTCAGCGTGCCGTCGCCATTGGCCTGCACGAAGCCTTCCACCAGCGCCGAGGCGCCGGTCGAGCCCCAATAGTCATATTCGGGCGCCGTCACCTGCGGATAGCTGACCGGGTGCGAGCCCGAGACCGGCTTGAACAGCCCCGATCCCTGGAGATCGTTGGTGACGATCTGCGCGACCTGCTGGCCGAGCGCGTCGGTCTGCCCGGCGGCGGTGTGGACGGAGGCCGGCGTCGGCATCACCGGGATCGCGATCGGCATCGGCTGCGAGATGCCGCCATTGATATCCACGACGATGCGCTGACCCGGCAAGGGTCCGGCGCCGGGCGCCGCCTGGGTGGCGGGCACCTGCGCCACGGCGGCGGTGGATGCCAGCAGCGCCACGGCTGCGGTGGTCCAGGCCTTCATCATTCTCTCCCTCTGAATCTGGCTCATTGCATCTGGTCCGGTCTGAAATTGAGGGTGATGTCCTGCCAGCCGCCTTCATAGAGCTCGGGCGGCAGATGGAGCGGCGACGAGCGACGGATCGCGCGGATCGCCGCCTCGTCGGCCTGGCGGACATAGGGGCTGCCGCCGCCGCTCGGATGGCCGACCACCTCGACGTTCGAGACGGTGCCGTCCCGCGCCATGGTGATGTGCAGCGTCGTCACGATCGAGGCGGCGTCGGCGCCGCCCGTCGGCGGATTATAATTGGGCTTCACCTGCTGCTTGATCAGCGCCCCGATGCCGGCGAGCGACTGCGCGCCGATCGCCGATGCCCGCGGTGTGGCGGCCTTGCCGGGCGCCTTGCTCGGCGACAGGCCCTTCAAGAAGTCGGCGCCGAGGCGCGAACCCTTGGGTTTGTCCTTGCCCGGCTTGTCCTGTGGCAGATCCTTCAGGAAATCCGAGGACAGCCCGGTCGCCTTGGTCGGCTTGGCGGGCGCGGCCTTGGTCGGCTTGTCCGGTTTCTCCGGCCTGGCTTTGTCAGGCCTGCTCTTGTCCGGTTTGGCCGGTTTTTCGGGCGCCGGCTTTTCGGGCTTGGGTTTCGGCTCTGGCTTGACCGGCACCGGCTTCGGTTCGGGTTTCGGCTCAGGCTTCGGCGGCGTGGGCTTGGCGGGTGCAGGTTTCGGCGCTGGCGTGGGCGGTGTCGGCCTGGGTTCGGGCTTCGGCACCGGCTCGGCCTTGGGCGGCGGCGGCGTCGGCGTCGTGTCCTCGGGCTGGCCCTGTTCGGGCGCCTGCGAGGGTGCCGGCGCCTCCTGGCTGACCTTGGGCGCGGCCGAGGTCAGCGCGACCTTGTCGACGAACTGCACGTCCATCGGATCGGCGACCGGCGGCTTGGGGACATGCGCCGAGAGCAGGCTGAGCGACAGCAGCACGAACAGGGCGACATGCCCCGCCGCCGCGATCCCGAGGCCAATGCGTTCGGCGCGATCCATGGTCTACGGGCGCTCGCTCGCCTGGGTGGAGACGATCGAGATCTTGTTGAGGCCGGCGCGGTTCAGCTCGCCCATGACCTGCATCACCTTCTCGAACTGGAGCGCGCGATCGGCCCGCAGGAAGACCTGCTGCGGCTCGGGGGCACCGGCGCTCTTGTCGGCGATGGTCTGGAGACGGCCGGGCAGTTCGGCATCCGATACCAGATCGTCATCGACATAGACCTGGCCCTGCTGGTCGATCGAGATCTGGGTCGGCTTCTTGGGCTGTTCGAGCGCCTTGGCGCGGCTGTCCGGTAGATTCACCGGCACGCCGGTCATCAGCAACGGCGCGGTGATCATGAAGATGATCAGCAGCACCAGCATCACGTCGACCAGCGGCGTGACGTTGATCTCCGCCATCGGCGTGCGCCGGCCGCCCCGGCCGCGTTGCGGGCCCATGCCCATCGCCATTATTCCGACTCCAGCTCGCGCGAGAGCGTCGCGTGGAAGCCGTCCGCGAAGCGATGGAGGCGGGCCTCCAGCTTGTTGATGCTGTGGCTGAGGCGGTTGTAGGCGATCACCGAGGGGATCGCCGCGAACAGCCCGAGCGCGGTGGCGAACAGCGCCTCGGCAATGCCGGGCGCGACCACGCCGAGCGAGGTGTTCTGCTGGGCGGCGATGCTGGTGAAGCTTCGCATGATGCCCCACACCGTGCCGAACAGGCCGACGAACGGCCCGACCGAGCCGATCGTGGCGAGGATGTTCAGCCGATCGGCCAGCTTGTCGATCTCGGCGGCGATCGCCGCGCCCATGGTGGTGGTGAGCCGCTCGCGCGTGCCCTCGCGATCGATCTTCTTGCCCGATGTCGAGCGCCGCCATTCGGTGACGCCGGCGCCCAGCACCTTGGCGCTCGGCAGCTCGGAATTGCGATTGGCGGTGTAGAAATTGTCGATGTCCTCGGCCGCCCAGAAGTCCCGCTCGAACTTGGCGGACTTGCGCGCGATGCTCTTGAGGCGGGCGCCGTGGCCGATGATGATCCCCCACGTCCAGACCGAGGCGGCGAGCAGGCCGACCATCACGATCTTCACGACGATATCGGCCTGGAGGAAGAGGGCGAGCGGCGACATGGTCGCGGCGTCGGTCGCCAATTGTGCGTTCATGATATCTCTTCTTCCCCTTGCAGTCGGCGAAATGCGTCGAGCCAGGCTGGCGGTTGCCGCCGCGGCCGCCCCTCCGGTGAGAGGAACGCCGCGGTGACGTCCGCCTCGGCAACCAACAGCCGCCCGCGCATGACTCTCTGCTGAATGACGCAGGAAACCGCCTTGGTATCCATCACCCGGCTGACGATCAGCAGATCGTCCTCCAGCCGCGCCGGCGCCTTGTAGCGGATCGCGAGCTGGGTGATCGCATAGACCCCCAGCCCGCTCTCATGCGCGCCGCGCTGGTCGATCCCGGCGGCGCGCAGCATGTCGGAGCGAGCGCGCTCCATGAAGCGCAGATAATTGGCATGATAGACCACGCCCGACAGATCGGTGTCCTCGAAATAGACGCGGCATGGGAAGCGATGCTCGCGGCCCACGAAACGGCCCGTCGCGGGGCGATCCTCACTCTCGTCCTTAACCATGGCGCCGGCCGGCATAACGGTTCGTCGCAAGGCCGCCAACCCCGACGCTTGACTCCGATGTCACCTAGAGGTTACTTGTCACCTGTGGGTTACACAGGGGTCTATCGATGTCCGAAGCCGATACCGCCGAGAGGATGAGCCGCACGCGCACCACCCTCTTCTATCTCTCCGCCGCCCTTTTCATCCTGATATCAGTGATGGACTTCCCTGTGCGCCGATCGCTCGCATTCACGGGTATCTGGGTGATCTGGGCGATGCTCCTGCTCGCCAACATCGCGGGTATCGGCGGCTGGCTGCACGCGAAGTCCACGCGCCGGCTGATGGAGGAC
This genomic window from Sphingomonas abietis contains:
- the ispG gene encoding flavodoxin-dependent (E)-4-hydroxy-3-methylbut-2-enyl-diphosphate synthase → MSLRPWRDITRRQSRQIMVGNVPVGGDAPISVQTMTNTLTTDVKGTIDQIRRCEEAGVDIIRVSCPDEESTTALKQIVRAARVPIVADIHFHYKRALEAADAGAACLRINPGNIGSSARVQEVVNAAKANGCAIRIGVNAGSLEKDLLEKYGEPCPEALVESALDHIKLLQDKDFHEYKVAVKASDLFLAVAAYQQLAEVVDCPLHLGITEAGGLIGGTVKSSIGMGSLLWFGIGDTIRVSLSAEPEEEVRVGYEMLKALGIRTRGVRVVSCPSCARQGFDVIRTVEKLEDRLKHISTPLSLSVLGCVVNGPGEARETDIGVTGGGNGKHMIYLSGITDHTIADEGMVDHVVKLVEAKAAEIEAAKAAAEEAAAAA
- a CDS encoding isoaspartyl peptidase/L-asparaginase family protein, with translation MGWTLMIHGGSGSMRRGHLSEAADQAGRQGLRAALDAGAAILGGGGSALDAVEAAVRTMEDDPAFNAGRGSVFTWDGRIECDAAIMDGRTRDAGAIAGATATRHPVTLARTVMAESPHVLLSAAGADAFSKAHGLEQAEQAWFAIPERRRQLDEIKADPDAPFDSDMKYGTVGAVAVDEAGHVAAATSTGGLTAKRWGRIGDSPLIGAGTYADDRAAAISCTGSGEHFIRIGLSHELCARLRLSGDSLETAEADLLAELGQLGGKGGFIAVTPDGQAQWCFNTPGMYRGVVGDGRAAEVAIYGDE
- a CDS encoding DUF6624 domain-containing protein, which gives rise to MRLLPLVLSLLTIAAAPPPASTPPPSQIAAHVKDGHFDPGDYGWTRGAFPGATAQQAADWKAIDSFAVHCADDAPHDEAALKALGYDHAPADYWRRYAGDVCGEAMMARHLVEGFKDWTVFRHALDTALPAYRTYLFAVNRAIAIAAPDEGDLRDQLHILIIPDQMLREALSWGQGSAADAPPLDPDARRIVSGLLWPDIRRQDHSNTAWLKDEIAQHGWPTISQVGKLAARNAWLLVQHADDDPLFQLRVLRLMEPLVAKGEVDQESYALLTDRVLLPLTGKQRYGTQFTCDSKGWHPLDLEDPDHVDARRTSLGMSSIADNKARMIRLYGAHCRP
- a CDS encoding S1/P1 nuclease, with the protein product MTRIRLLLAALIATFLSASPAAAWWEYGHQTVAAIAWLEVTPQTRAGIDRLLRQSKLLDTPTCPAKTIEDASVWPDCVKTLGDRFSYAYNWHFVDTDVCKPFDPKGPCAGGNCVISQIERNQRLLANPRLNPRERLMALVFLVHFVGDLHQPLHASERDGDQGGNRLKVHYGAMPHSNLHSVWDGLLADRAISSPPGDAKGLLAGTTPDSRAAMAQGSVVDWAKESWLLSRDVVYPAALHGPACPVTGANKAPADAGLDEAAIQRLVPVVRDQVLKGGIRLAKMLDDAFAGRVSLKPKYS
- the pal gene encoding peptidoglycan-associated lipoprotein Pal; translation: MTARTMARTGTIVTVAAMIALAGCAKKKPAELPPPPGPASDAGNQGPVGSGPVGNGIVPGSRADFLQQVGTDTVHFDTDHSDVNQEAQGILTAQAKWLVAHPTVRVTIEGHCDERGTREYNLALGDRRATAAKNFLVSAGVSADRLSTLSYGKERPVAMGSDESAWAQNRRAVTVVPQ
- the tolB gene encoding Tol-Pal system beta propeller repeat protein TolB, yielding MMKAWTTAAVALLASTAAVAQVPATQAAPGAGPLPGQRIVVDINGGISQPMPIAIPVMPTPASVHTAAGQTDALGQQVAQIVTNDLQGSGLFKPVSGSHPVSYPQVTAPEYDYWGSTGASALVEGFVQANGDGTLTVGCYLYDVFSKQELTRQGFVAPPAKWREAAHKCSDTIYTRLTGEGPYFNSRVAYVSEAGPKNRRTKRLAIMDQDGANHHFLTNGQAIVLTPRYSPSQQEIVYMSYTGNRPRIYTYNIATGTQKLVVDAPNMTFSPRFSPDGRSIVYSMSIGGITQIYRVSASGGSPTRLTNAPGINTSPCYSPDGSKIVFESDRSGGQQLYVMNADGSNQHRISFGAGRHGTPVWSPRGDLIAFTRMGGGFDVGVMAPDGSGERILTHGWQDEGPSWSPNGRVIMFFRTGQGSGKADLWSVDLTGVNERQIPTPLDGSDPAWSPLLK
- a CDS encoding TonB C-terminal domain-containing protein; translation: MDRAERIGLGIAAAGHVALFVLLSLSLLSAHVPKPPVADPMDVQFVDKVALTSAAPKVSQEAPAPSQAPEQGQPEDTTPTPPPPKAEPVPKPEPRPTPPTPAPKPAPAKPTPPKPEPKPEPKPVPVKPEPKPKPEKPAPEKPAKPDKSRPDKARPEKPDKPTKAAPAKPTKATGLSSDFLKDLPQDKPGKDKPKGSRLGADFLKGLSPSKAPGKAATPRASAIGAQSLAGIGALIKQQVKPNYNPPTGGADAASIVTTLHITMARDGTVSNVEVVGHPSGGGSPYVRQADEAAIRAIRRSSPLHLPPELYEGGWQDITLNFRPDQMQ
- the tolR gene encoding protein TolR, which codes for MAMGMGPQRGRGGRRTPMAEINVTPLVDVMLVLLIIFMITAPLLMTGVPVNLPDSRAKALEQPKKPTQISIDQQGQVYVDDDLVSDAELPGRLQTIADKSAGAPEPQQVFLRADRALQFEKVMQVMGELNRAGLNKISIVSTQASERP
- the tolQ gene encoding protein TolQ; the protein is MNAQLATDAATMSPLALFLQADIVVKIVMVGLLAASVWTWGIIIGHGARLKSIARKSAKFERDFWAAEDIDNFYTANRNSELPSAKVLGAGVTEWRRSTSGKKIDREGTRERLTTTMGAAIAAEIDKLADRLNILATIGSVGPFVGLFGTVWGIMRSFTSIAAQQNTSLGVVAPGIAEALFATALGLFAAIPSVIAYNRLSHSINKLEARLHRFADGFHATLSRELESE
- a CDS encoding YbgC/FadM family acyl-CoA thioesterase — translated: MVKDESEDRPATGRFVGREHRFPCRVYFEDTDLSGVVYHANYLRFMERARSDMLRAAGIDQRGAHESGLGVYAITQLAIRYKAPARLEDDLLIVSRVMDTKAVSCVIQQRVMRGRLLVAEADVTAAFLSPEGRPRRQPPAWLDAFRRLQGEEEIS